CTTCTTGTCTGTTCTTCTTGTCCTCTACTATCTTAAGCTCTGGGACTCCTGTGCTCCTTTGAACCCATTGCAGTTGAGACTCTGAGAATCCCCGAGCTGGTGTAGCCAGCTGGCACCAGATGCACCTTGGTTAAAGGTGCATCACTACATTCAACATAATTAgtctatcaaaataaaaaaagattgttAATGATCATAGATGATTGAGAAGAAGAACATGGTCACTGTCTTTCCTATAGACTCCACATTTCCATCTACTTCATATGTAGCTCTGCAGTCTCTACACTCACAGTGTGTCAGTCACAGGCTTTGAAAGACACAATGGTCTGCTTTTTCATTTAAGCCATATGAGCATCTATATAATGATTTCCAATAAGCCCATTGTATCAGAGACACGTCTGGCACTGTGATTTACAACCTTCCATAAGCCACACGTAAGTGGATTACTAAACTGGCATAGAGCTCCTCTTAATGCCCTGCAGAAAAATTACTCATTCACTACTGTGAGCATAGCCAAATTTCAGCTGAATGGGTGAATAATGATGGGTTCCTTTTTTACTTTTGTACCTGCGCAGACAAAATTATGACATAAACACAGCTACTACCGACAACTGGCACACAATGCAGATGCAGTGCATTGATGTTATAGGTTAAATATTTCCTAAATATTACCTATTACCTACTTCACATGatggaagaccagcacagtctccaagACTTAAGCCACAATGAattggtttgggatgaactgagCAGAAGGTGAAAGTAAAGCAAACTGCAAGTACAACATCTGTGGTgcatttttgtacatttgtggGAACTTCTGCAACAGTACGGGTATGAACTTTCTGAGCAACATTTGATTTCCATTGTTGAAAAAGAGTGAGTGTGCGCAGCTGCTGGTTGAACATTTAGATTAAATTCAGTTCAACAAAAAGATCCCATGATcccttatttttaaaatctccacTTGTTTagttaatttcagaaacacagagaattatgtaaatttaaataacagcaGGGAAAATTGAGGTTTTCTAAACTTTGGACTGTTTCTGTATGTACATAAATCTACACATATATCTGCTGACATGGCAATGTGTCCACAGGTGTTATGTCTCTTCTTTGCCTACAAAGGCTGCCATGTTGCTCAGAGATGGTTTAGACTCTCGGCTTAACAACTTCATTTAGTCCCACTGCCCTGGATTCTGATCCCACCAGAACCTTCTGTATCTCCCCTACAGGAGCCCTCTCAGCCTTTCCTCCTGCTTATGTGTGAAAACAAGCCAAGGAAAACCAGAATTTTCCCCATACTccttaaaatgaacaaaaatgtcacacacagcATTTTTATGAGAAGGCATTAACTTATTTAAAACCTCTCACTGCTCAGACATATTGCTTCTTATTGTCTCGAAACAAGTtggacacccccccccccaaaaagtACATGCTGAGTACATGCTGATTTTGGGAAAAGTAACCTGGtaatataatgataatattcATGAATCCACACTGTAGTCAGGGATTTCCTTTCTTCACACCGAAACATCAGGGAAAATGTATTAGCCATGCATTTATCTGGTCTggattcaaaacattttctgtcaataaacagaaataacttTCTCATTCATTCTTCTGTTACAGTTTCTTTCATGTGTGGAGGGAGCTCATGGTTCAGAAACATAATGAAGTCTTCTTGTGGTCTGGAAATACAGCTGGGAGCTTTTGAATGCTTTGTTACATGATATATTTTTGAGTCTGAAAGTGGAGACTGCCTGACTGTATTCAAAGTTCACACAATTAAATCCAAGTGGATTTAACCAAATTGCACGTCTTTTGTCATGAACAGTATTCACATGCAGTTATGAGGAAATTATGGAAAAGACCCTTCTGAGAATttacatataataataatctgattttgcatttttaaattaaaagatgttgtgaaaatgattaatcagaTAGTGTTTTTGTGCCACTTTAGATCGTACTCTGATTTCTTCCTAGGAGAGCAAGCACACTGCTGCCAGCTGTTTCACCACATGTTGAGAAGGACTGTCAGAGGGGTTTAAGGAGAGAGATGGTTTTATggagaaatgtgtttattagCCTGTCTGCATAATCAGCGTTTCTACAGCTGACCTGACACTCTCAGGGGAAACCAAcctttgaactgaactgagatgCTCACTCATGTGTTTCAACAATCTAGATTTTCGTTTTTTTTAGTTGCTATCACACAGATGAGTCAGAAATAGCTGTAATGTCTAACTGGTAAATTAGTTCATTGTCGCCTCTGTATGACATTGTTTGGTTAGTGGTGAAAAATTGAGTCCAGTCTCTCTTGATTGTGCGGTTACTTTTCACGTTTGTGTGAGACGTTCTCTCATTAATTCCAATAAATCTAGCGGTCCGGAAATCACTGACACTGGCTCATTTAATCTTCATCTCTCTGATCCCACATAATAACAAAGAACCCATGATTAAAATCCATTGAGGCGCATCACGCACAACTTTACAGTAATGCTTCACTGTATTGCCCTGTTTATCAGTGAGGATGTGTTCTAATCAATGAAGCCTCTGTCTCTTGTTTGTTCCTTTGTACTATTGTATTTGGTTTCTGTTTGATATATACTGATTGCTATGTACTTTTTGTGACCAATACACCTGCATTTTTCAAACTGGCTGCAGTAAGGAGCTCTTTAAATTGCCTCATACTGGCCacttactttttatttaatatctGGCTATACTGAGCAGGTGCCTTTTAGTTGCTATTTACTTACTTCAAAggcaaagttttattttgtcttcctCCCAAAGCAAATTTAAAGTGTAATTGTGCAGATTTTTCCCTAATTACATCCATGATGTGTCTGTTAGTAACCCCAGTGCACAGTGTTCATGCATGTAAAGCATTACATTTACTATTTATTCATTTGACAGCACTTCTGTAATGTACAAATTAGGGACCATCCAAGCAACAATCTCATGCTGCATGACATGGTGATCACCTACGTTCCATCAATattacattactttttttttttttcttgagattGCAAAGTTACACTGCAGCCAAAAATGCAGCTATTTGTAGACATTGCTGGCCAATTAACAGGATTTTTGTTCATTAAAGATACATCAAAGATGTTGGGCCTTGCAATATTTTCTGGGAAGGGTGGGGGCTACTTGCAAACGTTCTCATAGGCAATCTTCTCgaacaacagcatcagcatAATTTAAAGCAGTCCTTAGCAATAACGGTGTGAAATGTATTCAGGTCACTTGacaaaagacagagatggaatTGCACCATATTCCTCTGTCATACATATAAACCTATTGTTCTGGTGAAAGTACTCTGTTCTGAACTATTTGTAATGTGCTGTGGATCACTTTTACTTCAGCTACAATATGACAATATAGAAATGATAAATTAGACTCAGAGTGGATGCATTTGAATATGAATTTCCTCTCTGACTTTCTGAGGAATGACTCATTGGCATTCAGGATGCTGTGCCATGAGTGCGCTGGTGTGAAAGCCGGCATTAAAGTCAACCAGATTTAGGTTGGCATTCTTGTGACTGATCAGACTGGCTCCCCTTAGGCTTCCACAGAAGTGCCTGGAGCAAAAGCTAGTCAGTTGCTGCTTCTGCACACTCTGTGCAGTGTCACGACGCTGACAAAACCTACTCAACAGAAGCGCAAAAGTTTCAAGATACTTTGACTTCCTTTCAAATCCCCAATACTTGTCCTCAACCTCTCTGCGTCTCTCCCTGTccacttctctcttctttccaaagcagagcaaaaactttctgaaaatgtgttcaCTTTTGTAATGCAGTGAACTGTAACACCTGTAGCCAACCAGTCCTCCATAAAGTACATATTTCTGATCAGTTTTGTTGACAGCATGAAAGATCAGAGAAGATGAAGTAGATGGGCAATCCCCACAATTGTTAAATGCAGGATCTCAGCACTCAGTCAGCAGGAGAGTTAAGTTGTGAAAGGCACAGCAGGGATCCTGTGAAGAAATGAGAGACTGGATACGGTGAGACTAATTGCATCTCTGCAGGGGAATAAACATGTAGTGTAGCCAAtttcattaattcatttaatGATGAGCAATTAAAACAATTCCCACAGTTGGCAGgtgcatgttttctgtgtgaactGTAATAAGTTAATTACCAGTTTTCCAGCTAGTATATTGTAATAGTTatgcatatgtatatgtataaatacaGTACCCTTAATGAAGGCTTGCTGATGTTATGTGAACAAACATAATCATTCTGGTGTCTTTCCCATTTCAGGTGGCCAACCTGCTGCGACTCTTCCAAATCCCTCAGATCAGCTATGCTTCCACCAGTGCCAAGCTCAGTGACAAGACCCGCTATGACTACTTCGCCCGCACCGTGCCCCCTGACTTTTATCAGGCCAAGGCAATGGCAGAGATCCTGCGTTACTTCAACTGGACTTATGTATCTACAGTGGCATCAGAAGGTGACTATGGTGAGACTGGGATTGATGCCTTCCAGCAAGAGGCTCGAGCCCGCCAGATCTGCATTGCTACTTCGGCCAAGGTGAGCCGCTCCATGAGCCGCTGGAGTTATGAGAATGTGATCCGTTCCCTGCAGCAGAAATCCAACGCCAAGGTGGTCATCCTGTTCACACGCAGCGAAGATGCCCGTGAGCTGCTGGTGGCAGCCAACCGCATGAACGTCACCTTCACCTGGGTGGCCAGTGATGGCTGGGGAGCTCAGGAGAGTGTGGTGAGGGGAAGCGAAGCTGTGGCAGATGGGGCGTTCACCATTGAACTGGCTTCCTATCAAATCCCCCAGTTTAATGAATACTTCACTGCCCTGCACCCCTACAACAACACCAGGAATCCCTGGTTCAGAGAGTTTTGGGAAAATCAGTTCCAGTGCAGCCTCCACGATCTGGGCTGTGGAAAGCACTCACTCCGGGAGGTTCCATTTCAGCCAGAATCCAAAATCATGTTTGTGGTGAATGCTGTCTATGCAATGGCTGCTGCCTTACATAACATGAGGCAGGCCTTATGCCCCAACTCCACCAGGGTGTGTGATGCTCTTAAACCTGGCAACGGCCGGAAGTTTTACAGGGACTACATTCTCAAGGTCAAGTTTGAAGGTGAGTAAAAACGTGATGAACTTTTGTTATTGCAGTGTTGCTTAACAGATATTTGAATTTTCAGGATGTAaaactgctttctttttctcattattcCCTCATCTGTGCAGAAGTCACAGTTTAATCTCCACAAGTGCACTCTGCATGTAGTGTAAGCTGCCAAATTGGGTTATAGCAATTTAGATTCATTGTACCAATTCATATAAAGTGTTGAATTAGCGCAAGAGTAATTCTACGTCTTTATACACTGCAGCTTTAGATAAAATCTGTAATGATTCAGTTTGCAAAGATGAATCTATTTCCACACCCTCATGCTTTGAGGCTTCTTCTTTCATGCATTTTGACTTGAGCATGAATAGAGAGAGGCTCCTTCAGCTCCAACACCGCAGATACACATAAACATCATTTCTCCTCTCTGACGCAGAGagaatatttgttttctgcttgtgtACACAAGGCTGCAACACAAAATGTCTAACAGTATTTgcataaacacattcacacatcacaAATGATGGACCCACGAATTCAAATACTCTCACTTTTGTAAATGAGCTGTATTGTCTTATCCTTCAGTTTTTCTGGAAATGCTGACATTGTCATTGACGGGAGATACAGGTGGATCACCATGCTCTTTCCCAGCCATGGTTTTCTGCTGTTTAcgatttaaattaaaaaaaagcaaaaacccaAAGGATTTTACTGTCCAGAGACTTAAAATTGGATTACAGGCCTTAAATTAGCTAGTCCCTGCAGGCATTACAACACCCTaaggagaaaacacatgcagcagATGGATTGCTAAGTGCTCTATacgttttaaaaacatttgatatAATAGATTCGATATAATAGATTTGATTAATAGATGACAAAAGTGCTGCATAATaatagtttcattttatttatataaaataatagCAGTTTATGCAAGTAAATTTAAAGGGAAACAATTTTAATAATAGATCAATTTACTTAAGTAACTGAggaaaaatacaatttattgGTTTCATCTTCCCgaaatgtgaggattttatATCATAGTAGATTAaatctctttgtgttttggactgcGTGCTGTATGAAACGTGTTTCTGAATATGTCACAGTGGACCCTGAGAAATTATAATATGAATTTTTACCATTTTCCATAATGTTATGGCCAATatgattaatcaatcaataatcaaaaCAGTCATGAGTTGCAGCCCTTAGTACTCAATTTCATGACCAGGTATACAGAATGTTAATACAATCAGGATAGCAACAGGTGACTTTGAAAATTTGTAATTGGTGCTTTATTTCAACCTAGGCTTTTATGAGGAGATTGAACGGTATTTTATATAATGTACCATCTGTCTGGAATTCCCATTCCAGTGTTCAATCCAGGAACTTTCCATCAAAGTAAATTGACTCAAACTGTAGCTTTCATCATGTAAATTGACAATTTGCACCTGTGTCCTGTCACTGTTCAGTGTATAATACGAGAcaaataaaatgtcagcagaGACATAAATAAGCAAAGAGGTAAATTTAATATTAGACTGTCCTTCCACAAGAAAAGCTTTGTAAACTCCTCAGTCTTTGTTCTCCAAAACAAGTGAGTCCTACTGTCacaaacctaaaaaaaacaaatgataatgattgatattttgctttgctttcacttcGAGTGTTTTTAACCTCAGTTTGACTTGCCCTATATTGACGCCCATACAACTGCTATTTTCTAACACTCgcttttttccctttcaccTTCAGCACCATTTCGCCCACCAGACACAGAGAATGTAGTCCGTTTTGATGCCTTTGGAGACAGTCTTGGCCGTTACAACATTTTCCACTATCACAAAGAGGGTGAACGCTATGTATACCGTAAAGTTGGCTATTGGGCTCAGAGCCTGACCCTGAACACCAGCCTCATCCCCTGGGCTGGACAGGTTGCCCCCACCTCCCAGTGTAGTGACCCCTGCAGGAAGAATGAGGTAAAGAGTATGCAGCCTGGAGATGTGTGCTGCTGGATCTGTATCCCCTGTCAGCCCTACCAGTATTTGCAGGATGAGTTCACCTGTGCTGACTGCAGTTTTGGACAGTGGCCCCTGGCCAACCTGACAGGCTGTTACGACCTGCCTGAGGAGTACATCCGCTGGGAAGATGCTTGGGCCATTGGACCCGTCACCATTTCCTGTCTAGGGATGATGTGTACGCTCTTTGTCATAGGCCTCTTCCTTAAACACAATGAGACACCCGTGGTGAAGGCCAGTGGACGTGAGCTCTCCTACATTCTTCTGCTGGGAGTGCTGATGTGTTATAGCATGACCTTCATCTACATAGCCAAACCTTCCACAGCAGTGTGTACACTGCGCCGGCTAGGCTTAGGCACTTCCTTTGCTGTCTGCTACTCCGCCCTCCTAACCAAGACCAATCGCATTGCTCGGATCTTCAGCGGGGTGAAGGACGGTGCCCAGCGGCCTCGATTTATCAGCCCGGCTTCCCAGGTTGCCATCTGTGGTGCTCTGATCTCCTGCCAgctggtagtggtggtggtctGGCTGCTGGTGGAGGCCCCGGGGGTGAGAAAGGAAGTGAGCCCTGAGAGGAGAGACGTGGTAACCCTAAAGTGTAACAGCAAGGACTCCAGTATGCTCATGTCTCTTACCTACAACTGCATCCTCATTATCCTCTGCACGGTCTATGCCTTCAAGACCCGCAAATGCCCCGAAAACTTCAACGAGGCCAAGTTCATCGGGTTCACCATGTACACCACCTGCATCATCTGGCTGGCTTTCCAGCCCATTTTCTACGTTACTGCCAGTGACTATAGGGTAAGTTAAGTTAGGTTAAATCTGATCTTACTGGAGGGTAACCATTGTACATTACAAATGTTACTTTACTCCTCTCTAAATGACATACATGCTGTGGTAACCATTCCTAGTAATTTTTCAGATGGCTGTAGGTTCTTATAACCTCAGCAGAATACATCTTAATAGATAATGACTTCTTCTAGGGTTGAATTTGGCTTTTATATGCATGAAGTCATGAATTAATGTCAGCTAAAACTGATATAGCTGTCAACCATGTCTGTGCCTGTGGCTCTTAGGAATATATATTCATTATTGCTGCATAGATTTAATTCTTCATAATTAGCTGCACACTTAAACTTGTCATGTACTGTGCAAGATAAAAACTCTGACTAGTTTATTTTAcctttaaagtttaaatattGATGAAGTGAAAGTAAATCATAAAATATGGATGCTCAGGTCATGGAGAAGTGTGACAGGACACTAAATAGCTAAGTGTTACCACAACAAAAGACCCCTAGGTCTTCAAAGACAAAGTATAACTTGATGgttacaaaacacagcagctcctTCACAGTTCCCCAAAATGAAAAGCTTATATCAAGAAGGCATTTTGAAATGTATGCTAACAAGGTACATTTCCCTCCAACCACAGCATTTCCACAACTAAATGAAatcctggagaaaaaaatgttttaaactattCCATTTAAAAATGGTAAATCCTCCCCCCCAGTGAAAATCCACTATGGACACTGATTCAGTCACCTTACCTGAGCACCGTCAGTATCTATGAGTGTCTCTGGCACCGTTATATCTTTTGTCCCAAACCAGCATACCAACATGaaacaaagcagacagacagacagacagacagacagacagacagacagacagacagacagacagacagacagacagacaaatagatag
This region of Toxotes jaculatrix isolate fToxJac2 chromosome 3, fToxJac2.pri, whole genome shotgun sequence genomic DNA includes:
- the grm2a gene encoding glutamate receptor, metabotropic 2a, with protein sequence MSLGKSPVLGVRPVPRPLWLSHLSLLCLCVSLFAQAPQGLPVVGYNTDSKREITLEGDLMIGGLFPVHQKGEGAEDCGKINAQRGIQRLEAMLLALDEINKDEHILPGIRLGAHILDTCSKDTYALEQSLEFVRASLTKVDDSEYTCPDGSYAIHDDVPLAISGVIGGSYSDVSIQVANLLRLFQIPQISYASTSAKLSDKTRYDYFARTVPPDFYQAKAMAEILRYFNWTYVSTVASEGDYGETGIDAFQQEARARQICIATSAKVSRSMSRWSYENVIRSLQQKSNAKVVILFTRSEDARELLVAANRMNVTFTWVASDGWGAQESVVRGSEAVADGAFTIELASYQIPQFNEYFTALHPYNNTRNPWFREFWENQFQCSLHDLGCGKHSLREVPFQPESKIMFVVNAVYAMAAALHNMRQALCPNSTRVCDALKPGNGRKFYRDYILKVKFEAPFRPPDTENVVRFDAFGDSLGRYNIFHYHKEGERYVYRKVGYWAQSLTLNTSLIPWAGQVAPTSQCSDPCRKNEVKSMQPGDVCCWICIPCQPYQYLQDEFTCADCSFGQWPLANLTGCYDLPEEYIRWEDAWAIGPVTISCLGMMCTLFVIGLFLKHNETPVVKASGRELSYILLLGVLMCYSMTFIYIAKPSTAVCTLRRLGLGTSFAVCYSALLTKTNRIARIFSGVKDGAQRPRFISPASQVAICGALISCQLVVVVVWLLVEAPGVRKEVSPERRDVVTLKCNSKDSSMLMSLTYNCILIILCTVYAFKTRKCPENFNEAKFIGFTMYTTCIIWLAFQPIFYVTASDYRVQTTTMCISVSLSGSVVLGCLFAPKVHIILFQPQKNVSTLRVATTRFSVTTGPGSSFSQASASNVVPTVCNGREVVDSTTSSL